ACCGCAGGTCGCGCGGGGGCTGCATATTGCGCCCTCGACCCTCTACCGGAAGCTCGAGGCCTGGAAGACCACCGGCGAAGAGCCGACTTAGGCGAATTGCTCGTTCATCAACCGCTCTTCCAACCCATGCCCCGGATCGAAAAGAATCCGGTGCGACACGCGGTTTTCCAGTTCGACCTCGACCCATTTGACGGGCTGCACCGAACGTGAATCGGCATCCGCCATCACCGGGCGTTTCATCGGTTCCAGCACCTCGAACCGCACCTTGGCCGCATCGGGCAAAATCGCCCCGCGCCATCGACGCGGACGGAAGGAGGCAATCCCTGTCAGAGCCAGCACCCCCGCCCCGATCGGCAGGATCGGACCATGCGCGGAATAGTTATAGGCGGTCGAACCGGCAGGCGTCGACAGGATCGCCCCGTCGCAGATCAACTCGTTCATCCGCACGCGACCATTGACCGAAATCCGCAATTTCGCGGCCTGCGGCCCTGCACGCAAAAGCGAAACCTCGTTGATTGCCAAAGCTTTGTGGATTTCGCCATCGGCAGTCTGCGCCGTCATCGACAACGGATGGATCACCGCCTCTTCGGCCAGCGCAAGCCTGTCGTTCAGATCCTCGGCCGAGAACTGGTTCATCAAAAAGCCGACCGTGCCGCGATTCATCCCGTAGACCGGCAGGTTCAACCCCTCATGCAACGTCTGCAGCATGAACCCGTCCCCGCCCAGAGCCACAATCACATTGGCCTCTGCAATCGGGGTCTGCCCATAGACATCAAGCAGCATCTTGAGAGCCGACTGGGCGACCTCCCCACGGGAAGCCGTGAAATGGATTTTGTCTCGAACGCCCACCTGCCCTCTCCTCTATTCGGTCGGAAGATAGATCAAGCTCCAAAAGGAAAGACAAGACAATCCCCGAACAAAGCCCGCACCTGCCGCCATTCGTCGCATATTTGTCGCCTATAGCGCTTTCCGCCGGAGATTTTCTGCGATAAACGATGCACGAAAATTCCTTACCCGGGAGATCCGAGAGATGACCGAACAGCGTGATGCAGGCTTCTTCACCGAGAGCCTCGAAACCCGTGACCCCGAGCTGTTTGGCTCGATCCGCAACGAGCTTGGCCGCCAGCGCGACGAGATCGAACTGATCGCCTCCGAGAACATCGTCTCGGCAGCCGTGATGGAAGCCCAAGGCTCCGTTCTGACCAACAAATATGCCGAAGGCTATCCGGGTAAGCGCTATTATGGCGGCTGCGAATTCGTCGATGTCGCCGAAAACCTCGCCATCGAGCGCGCCAAGCAGCTGTTCGGCTGTGAATTCGCCAACGTGCAGCCGAATTCGGGCAGCCAGGCCAACCAGGGCGTGTTCACCGCGCTGCTGCAACCGGGCGACACCATTCTGGGCATGTCGCTGGATGCAGGCGGCCACCTGACCCACGGCGCCAAGCCCAACCAGTCGGGCAAATGGTTCAACGCGATCCAGTATGGCGTACGCCGTCAGGACGAGCGCATCGACTATGATCAGATCCAGGAACTGGCCAACGAGCATAAGCCGAAGCTGATCATCGCCGGTGGTTCGGCCATTCCGCGTCAGGTCGATTTTGCGAAAATGCGCGAGATCGCCGATTCCGTGGGTGCGCTGCTGATGGTCGATATGGCCCACTTCGCAGGCCTCGTGGCCGGCGGTCAGCACCCCTCGCCCTTCCCCTATGCCGATGTGGCGACCACCACGACCCACAAAACCCTGCGCGGCCCGCGCGGCGGCATGATCCTGACCAATGACGAGGCGATCGCCAAGAAGATCAACTCGGCCATTTTCCCGGGCATTCAGGGTGGCCCGCTGATGCATGTCATCGCGGCGAAAGCGGTTGCCTTCGGTGAAGCGCTGCGCCCCGAGTTCAAAGTCTATGCCGAGCAGGTCGTGAAGAACGCGCAAGCGCTGTCGGACGAGCTGATGAAAGGTGGCCTGAACATCGTCACCGGCGGCACCGACACCCATGTCGTGCTGGTTGACCTGCGCCCGAAAGGCGTGAAGGGCAATGCGACCGACAAAGCCTTGGGCCGTTCGCATATCACCTGCAACAAGAACGGCGTGCCGTTCGACCCCGAAAAGCCGACCGTGACCTCGGGCGTCCGTCTGGGCACCCCCGCAGGCACCACCCGCGGCTTCAAGGAAGAAGAGTTCCGTCAGATCGCCCGCATGATCGTGAAGGTCGTCGATGGTCTGGCCGCCAATGGCGAAGAGAACAACGAGGCCGTGGAAGCGGCTGTCCGCGAGGAAGTGGCGGCTCTGTGCGCCAAATTCCCGCTCTATCCGAACCTCTGATCCGGTTTGGCACGATAGAAAAGGCCTCGGTTTTTCCGAGGCCTTTTTCATGCATAGGGTTTTCATACGCAGGGCAGGTCAGAGGTTTCCGTGCGCAATCGCCCAAGCCAACATCGCACCGCCCGTCATGACGATGACAAACACCACCCCCGTCACGACCTTCATCACCCCTTGCACCAGACGTTGCTCGGAACCGAGCGGCTCGAGATATTTGACGCATAGCCGATAGTTCCGCTCGGTCGCCTTCTCGTCAACCTGCCGCATCAGTTTGGGGGCTCCCATCAGCACCTCCGACGCGGCCAACTCGCGCGCAGCCACCCGCACACGACGCGGCAGCGCACGGGCGCGATGGTTGATCCGGTCGCTCAGGGTGGCGCCCTTCGCCCCAAGGCGCGTGGCCAGGAGCTTTGACACATGGTCCAGCTTACTCTGGAAATCGGCAGGGTTCATCGCAGGCCTCCTTTATCTGCGCAAGCTAGCCCCCTGACTGTGCAGGAACAAGCGATGAAACCGCTGGCGCAGCGGCAATCCGCGCGCTAGCTATATGCGCATGTTAAACACGCTTTCTCAAGGCAGCCCCACGGGGCAGCCCCCGCTTCTGATCGTTCATGGCCTCTTCGGTTCCGCCCGCAACTGGGGCGTGATCCAAAAGCGTCTGTCAGACGCTCGGGAAGTCTTTGCCGTTGACCAACGCAATCATGGTGACAGTCCCTGGCAGGACAGCCAGAGCTATTTCGACATGGCCGAAGATATCGCCAAGGTGATCGAGGCCAATGGCGGCAAAATGGATGTGCTCGGCCATTCGATGGGGGGCAAGGCGGTTATGGTACTGGCCCTGACCCGCCCCGATCTGGTCAACCGGCTGATCGTGGCGGATGTGGCGCCGATTGCCTATCAGCACTCGCAGGATTCGCTCATTCAGGCCATGAAAGGGCTGGATCTGGACGGGCTGACGCTCCGCTCGGAAGCCAATCGGCGCTTGTCGCAAACCGTCGCAAGCGAGGCGGTTCGGGCTTTTCTGCTGCAATCTCTGGACCTGAAATCGACACCGCCGCACTGGAAGCTCAATCTGGATGTGCTGGAAGCGGAGATGGGCAAGATCGTGGGCTTCCCCGAGCTATCCGGCGCTTTCACCGGCGAGACGCTGTTTGTCTATGGCGGGGCGTCCGATTACGTGCAGCCTGGCTATCAGCCGACAATCGACAGGCTGTTCCCGCATAACACGATGGCCAAGATTGACGGTGTGGGGCATTGGCTTCATGCCGAGAAACCACGCGAATTCGAGCAGATCGTGCGGGATTTCATCGCCTGAACGGCCTGAACCCACTAGCATTGCAGGCGGAAACGGGCCTCACCGGTATCTCCGGGCAATGAGGGCGAACGCAAGGGCCCCGTCGAGGGGCCCGCGACCTTGCACCCCGTGCTCACCTCGACCGCCTGCCGCATCAGGGCCGGAACCCTGTCCCTTTCGCGCAAGCGCAGATAGCCAAGCCGGATGACTTCGGCATCGCCCCCCCGATCGAACACGACAAAACGGATTCCCTCCAGCGTGATATCGTGACGCTCGGCCCCGAAGAACTGCGGCGCAGGTTGGGCACCACACCCCGCTAGGGCCAGACACAGTCCTGCAAAAACAAGAGACTTCCGGCCGCGTTGCATGGTGCCCTCCCAGATCTGACGGAGGTTTCCAGTTTGGATCGCAGATGGTTAACACGAGGTTAAACCAAAACCGGAAAGCTTAAAGTTCGCAGGCGACAGAGCGGATCAGCTGATAGGACGGGGTCTCCGCAGCACTCGGGCGTACAAGCTCGGCCCAGTCCGATCCGCTTTTACGGAAATGCCGCCGATCCTGCGCCACAAACTGGCCATCCGCGCCGGAGAAAAAGCGGGTGATCGAGACCTCCCCCGTCATGTGATAGTCCAGCATATTGAACATGTTGGGAGTTCCGCGCAACCGGGTCGACAGCCCCGTTCCGGCCTGTACGAACAGCAGCCCGGGGGCGGCATGAAAGGGGGCGGCTGACCCCTCATGCAAATGCCCTGACAGAACAATATCCGCCCCGCATCGGGACAACCGTTTCAGCGCCTTTGACGCCCCCTCCATCAGTTTCTTGTCGGTTTCCGGCCCGTGTTCCAACGGATGATGCATGACGACAATGCGTAGTACCTCCCGCGAGACGGAAGAAAAACGGGAACAGACCCGCCGGATCGTATGCGACGAAATCCGGCCACGCTGCCATTTGAAGCGGTTCACGGTATTCACCCCGATCACATGTATCTTGGCGTCACGCCATTCGGGTTCCAGCTCGCGGTCAATGGCCTGCCGGTAGCGTCTCCACGGCGTCACGAAACGGACAAAGATATTATCCAGCGGCGTGTCATGATTGCCCGGCACAGCCAGAACCGGTGCCTTGATCCGGTTCAGAAAGGCCCGCGCTTGCGCAAATTGCCGACGCCTCGCCCGCTGGGTAAAATCGCCCGAGACGATCACCAGATCGGGCTCCAGCTCCGCGATCTTGCGCAACAAAGGGGGCTCCAGCCGCGGGTCGATTTTACCGAAATGCAGATCCGACAGATGCAGAATGCGTCTCATGCCGCCTCCTGCTCTTTCTCCTCCGGTAGCACGATGGTCAACAGGTCCGGATGCATGCGGAACGCAAATGGCGATTCCATCCGCGCCTTTTCCCCATCGAAAGCCAGAAGCGCGCGACGTTTCCCCCGCAGACCGACCGTGAATTCGCGACAGCGCAGCACATCATAGTCCCGCCCTTCACGGACCTGCCGCGTCACCAGACGCCATGCAAGGCGGAACAGCTGCATCCGGTTTTCCCCCTTGGCAATCAAGACCGCGAATTTGTCATCGGTGATCGCGCGCGCCCCCCGCAACCCGAAGAAATCCAGCTGGTAGGCCGAACGCGCGACGAAAATCAGCGGCGTCGCGCGCGTATCGGCTAGATCTTCCGTCTGAAAATCCACTTTCATAGGTTTCTGGAATTTCAGGAAAGTCCTGATTACAGACCAATAGGCCACCATCCGGTGCCGCCCCCAACGGGCATAGATCGCCTCGCGCGCTTTCAGGATTTTCGGATAGATCCCCAAAGAAGCATTGTTCAGGAACACCCGCCCATCAACAGCACCAACCTGGATCTCCCGCGTCTCGCCTTTGAGGATCTGTTGCGCAGCTTCCGTCGCGTCTTCCGAAAACCGTAGCCCCCGCGCATAGAAGTTGAACGTGCCAAGAGGAAGCACCGCCATCGGCACACCCTTTCCAAGCATGGCTTGTGCGACGGCCATCACTGTCCCGTCCCCCCCTGCCGCAACGATCAACTCTGCCCCGTCGGCAATGGCGCGATCTACCGTCTCGGAGACTTCGTGATCCGGCTCCCAACGATAGAGTTTCGCCTCGTCCCCGAACACTTTCAGCGCGGCTTCGATCGGCTCCCGCGTGCGCGAATTCTGTCCCGAATTCGGGTTGGCGACCACATAGATACGGCGGAAGGGCACCCGCGTCGCAGCAAAGTTCGCCCCATGCCGCGCCTCATCCTCAGGTGTCTCTGTCTGGGCAAATGTAACTGACATTCAAGCGATCTCCTGTGATTACAGGCAGAACGCAAAAACGGCCCATGGGTTTCATGGACCGTTCAAAAACGTCTGGCTCGCGCGCTGCGCGTGGTCAGAAAACCTGTGCGGGGCCAAGCTTGGACAGTCGCTGCACGTTATCAGCAGTATGGCGACTGAATTCCCGCACCACAGCGCGCATAGCCTGATCCATGGTGCCGCCGGAGAAAACGGTGCGGGTGGCCGCCTCCGTCGCCTCGAATCCCGCGTCGATTTTTTCGGTGACCATACGGGTCATCTCGTCGGGGGCGGCATGCCAGAGCCCTGCCATACCGGCGAGACGCATCGCGATCACGGCTTGAGCCTCCCAGCTAAGCCAAGCCGTCTCGATGGGCAAAGAAGCCGAAGCCAAAGGGTCGAAAAACATGGGTCACCTTTCCAATACTAGATGCGACCTAAACGATGCTGCACCTGCAGCATCGCATAGATGGCCTCAATGGTCCATTAATGCATTTGTGACGCAGGTTACTACACGACTTTGGCACTAAGAAGCTGACGAAATATGAAGCCCGCGCACGCAAGACAGGCTGAGACAACTTTTGCCACATAAAATCGGCGTGCTCCCATCCGATCAATTTTAAGCTTGCTCAGCGAAACGTGATCGGAATAAGTTACCCTAACTAAACCGAACAGTTCACCTCTTCTCGTCTAGTGCACGCCTGTGCCGTATCGGAGCCACCATGTTCAAGAGACTCCTCGTCGCCGCTATTGCCCTCCTTTTGCTGGCAGTCATTGCGGGCGGTATTATCGGTTTCAACCTGTTCCGCGAAAAAATGATCGGCCAGTTCTTCGCCACGATGCAGCAGCCCGCAGCCGTTGTATCGGTGACCAAGGTTGTGCCGGTGACGTGGACCCCGGGGATCGAAGCCATCGGCACAGCCAATGCGGCAGAAGGCACCGATCTTGCCATCGAAGCGGCGGGCATCGTGCGCGAAATCACCTTTGCTGCCAATGATACCGTCAAGAAAGGCCAGCTTCTGGTGCAGATCGACGACCGTCAGGAAAAGGCGGATCTGGCAGCCGCAGAAGCCTCGCTGGAACTGGCGCAGACCTCGCTGGAGCGGGCGCAGAAACTGAACGAGCGTGGCGTGTCGGCGGTGTCCACCCTCGATAGCGCCATCGCCGATGCGACCACCGCACAATCCACCGTGCAGAAACTGAAAGCCGCATTGGAGACAAAACGCCTTCTGGCACCGTTTGACGGCACGATCGGCATCCCGCAAGTGGATCTGGGCGAATATGCAACGGTGGGCACCCCCTATGCAACGCTCCAGAACGACTCCAGGATGCATGTCGATTTTACGCTATCCGAACAGCAGGTGCGCAATGTCTCTGTCGGGCAGGATGTCGAGGTGACCTCGGAAGTGGGCGGCATCACCAAAGCGGGAAAAATTATCGGGATCGAACCCAAAATCGACGCGAACTCCCGTCTGGTCGGGCTGCGCGCCGAAATTTCCAATGACGACCGCGCTTTGACACCCGGCCAGTTCCTGCAGGTGCGGGTTATCCTGCCCACGCAAGCCGGTGTGATCGCCCTGCCGCAAACGGTCGTGACCTCCAGCCTTTATGGCGATTCCGTCTATGTCGTGCGCGACGAGGACAAAGACGGCGAGACCCGCCAGATCGCCAGTCAGGTCTTCGTCAAACTGGGCCGCCGCTCGGGAGACATGGTGGAAATCACCGAGGGCGTGAAAAGCGGTGATCAGGTCGTCAATGCCGGCCAGAACCGCCTGACCCCCGGCGCCCCCGTCACGATCGACAACTCGGTGACCCTCCCCGCCGATCCGGGCCGCGATATCGCACCCGAAGCCTCGAAATAAGGACGACGGATCATGCATTTCACCGAAATCTTCATCCGGCGGCCCGTGCTGTCGATGGTCATCGGCGCCTTTATGCTGCTGATCGGGGCGCAGGCGTTTTTCAACCTGCCTGTGCGCGAATATCCGGAGGTGGATGAGACGGTGGTGACCGTCACCACCACCTATCCCGGGGCCGCGCCGGACCTCATTCAGGGCTTTATCACCGCGCCGATTGCGGCCGCTGTGGCCACCACCGAGAATATCGACTTCGTGACCTCGTCGTCGCGGCCTTCGGTATCGACCGTCTCGGTCAATATGAAGCTGGGTGCCGACCCCGATGTCGCGCTGACCGAGGTGCTGGCCAAGGTGCAGCAGGTGCGCTCGGATCTGCCTGATGGCGCGGAGGACCCGCAGATCGTCAAGGGCACGGGGATGACCTTCGCGCTGATGTATCTGGCCGCGACCAACCCCAATATGACGCAAGAGCAGCTGACCGAATATCTGGACCGCGTGATCCGTCCGCGCATGTCGACCATTCAGGGCGTGGCCGAGATCCAGATCATCGGCGGCTCTACCTATGCGATGCGCGTCTGGATCGACCCGAAAAAACTGGCCGCGCGCAATGTGACCGCCGCCGAGGTGCTTGCGGCGATTCAGGCCTCGAACTTCCTTTCGGCGCCGGGGGCCACGGAAAACGACTTCTACACCCAGTCGATCACGCTGAAATCCACGCTGTCTTCGCCCGATGCCTTTGGTGCCCTGCCCCTGCGCGGGGAAGGCGATAGTGTCATCCGTCTGCGCGATGTGGCGCGGATCGAGCTGGCCTCGGATGAATCGGGCGAGATCGTCAGCTTCAACGGTCAGTCGGGTACCTTTATCGGCGTGATGCCGACGCCTGCCGCCAACCCGCTGGATACCGCGCAGGCCGTGCATGATGCCCTGCCCGCGATCAACGCCTCGCTGCCCGAGGGGATGGAAATCCAGAACGTCTATGATTCCACCGAGACCATCTCGGCCTCGATCGAAGAGGTGTTCCACACGATCGCCGAAGCGGTGATCATCGTGGTGCTGGTGATCTTGCTGTTCTTGGGGTCGGTGCGCTCGGTGCTGATGCCCATTGTCACCATCCCACTGTCGCTGGTGGGGGTAATGGCGGTTCTGCTGGCGCTGGGATATTCGATCAACCTGCTGACGCTGCTGGCGATGGTTCTGGCCATCGGGCTTGTGGTGGATGACGCCATCGTGGTGGTGGAAAACATCCACCGCCATATCGAGGACGGGATGAAGCCGATCCCCGCCGCCGTCAAAGGCATGCAGGAGATCACCGGCCCCGTTATCGCCATGACCATCACTCTGGCCGCCGTTCTGGCACCTCTGGCCTTCACCGGCGGGCTGACAGGGGCGCTGTTTACCGAATTTGCCTTCACACTGGCCGGATCGGTGATCCTGTCGGGGATTATCGCGCTGACCATCACGCCGATGATGTCGGGGCGCATCCTCAAATCGGGCCATGCCGGCGGGTTTCAGGGCTTTGTGGACCGCGTTTTCGAAAAACTTGCGGGCTTTTACGAGCGCCGCGTGACGGGGTCACTGAACCTGCGCTGGGTCACGCTGCTGATCGTGGGGGTGCTCATGGGCACCACGGGGTTCATGTTCACCAAAACCTCGGGCGAACTTGCCCCCGACGAAGACCAGGGCGCGCTTTTCGCCATCATGAAAGGGCCGAAATACGCCACCGACCGCTATACCTCGGCCTATATCAAGCAGGTGGATGACAATACGAAAGACATCCCCGAAGTGCGGCAGAGCTTCTCGATTGCAGGGTTTGGCGGGGATGACGGTCAAGGCATCGAAATCTGGCAACTGAAGGACTGGGCCGACCGTGACCGGTCACAGGCTCAGGTGCAGCAGGACATTCAGGCGGGGCTGGACAAATCACCGGGGTTGCAGGGCTTTGCCTTTGCTCCGCCCACCCTGCCCGGCACGGGCGGTGGCTTGCCGATTTCGGTGATCTTGCAATCCGTGAACAGCTCGTCGCGCGTGGCAGAGGTCTCGGCAGAGATCACCCAGAAAGCGATGCAATCGGGCAAGTTCATCATCGTGCAGAACTCTCTAAGCTTCGACGCGCCCGAAGTGCAGGTCACCATCGACCGCGACCGCGCGGCCTCGCTGAATGTGCCGATCAGCCAGATCGGCCAGACGCTGGGCCTGCTTGTTGGCGGCGGGTCGGTGGCGCAATTCGACCGCGACTCGAACAGCTATGACATCATCACACAGGTGCCGCGCAGCTTCCGCGAAAACCCCGAAGAGCTGGGCAATTATTTTGTCCGCGCCTCGACCGGCGAGATGGTGCCCCTATCGGCCCTCGTGAAGATCGAAGGCGGCGTGCGCTCTGCCGCAATCGAGCAGTTCAACCAGTTGAATTCCTCGACCATCACCGCCCTGCCCCTGCCCACGGTCTCCACCGGCGAAGGGCTGGCCGAGATCCAGAAGATCGCGAATGAGACCATCCCCGACGGTTTCTTCATCGACTATTCCGGCCAGTCGCGGTTGGAGGTCACGCAGGGCAATACCATCGTCATCGCCTTTGCAGCCGCCGTTCTGGTGATCTATCTGGTGCTGGCGGCGCAATTCGAAAGCTTCCGCGACCCCTTCATCATCCTGATGACGGTGCCGATGACGGTCTTCGGGGCGCTCCTGCCACTCAATCTGGGCCTCGGCACGCTCAACATCTATTCTCAGGTCGGGCTGATCACCCTTGTCGGGCTGATCACCAAGCACGGCATCCTGATGGTGGAATTTGCCAACCAGCAGCGCGAGGACCACGGGCTGTCACGGCGCGAGGCGATCATCGCCGCCGCCCGCACCCGTCTGCGACCGATCCTGATGACCACCGCCGCCATGGCGCTGGCGGTGATTCCGCTGGTCATCGCCGAAGGCGCAGGGGCTGCGGCCCGTCAGGCGATGGGGGTGGTGATGTTCTCGGGCCTGATCATCGGCACGCTGTTCACCCTCTTCGTGGTGCCAATGTTCTACACCTTCATCTCGCCCTCGGATAAGGCATGGCGGGCGGCAAAAGAACGCAAGATCGCGGCCGGCTGAACAGAAGACAATCTGATCTCCAAGGCTCCGGTGTCCACGCACCGGGGCCTTTTGAACTTTACGGTTCACTTTCAAGAGGGACGATATATGTATTTACGCACATATAATGGCTTATTTTTTAGAATTACGCATTTCATCGCACATTGCTAGATATGTCTCATAACAAACGCCGGATGTCACTGATCCGGCATATCACTGGAGATAATGACAATGAAAACCGTTCTGACCACCGCCGCCATCCTTTTCGCCGCAACCGCAGGGATCGCCTCCGCACAAAGCAATGACGCCCAGTTGGCGGCTCTGCTGCAGGTCAATGGCGCACAGTTCACCACGGCCGAGCTGAACAATATCAACGAAGCCCGCCGCGATGGCGATGTTGCCAAAGCCAATTACTACCTCAATCACGAGAACCGCACGACCGCCGCGCACAATGGTCAGGGCAAAGCCCAGCTTGCCGCACAGCTGGGGGTGAACGCTTCTGACTATACGCTGGCAGAACTTGTCACCATCGATAGCGACCGCCGCGACAACAACATCCAGAACGCCGATTTCGTTCTGAACGGCACGTCCCGCAATTCGGTCGCCCCGATCGCCACGCCTTATATCGGCACCGGTCGTCGCTAAGGCACGCCTGCGCTGTCTGCGCCCGTCACACCCAAAGCCCCCGAGCCGGTCTCGGGGGCTTTTTTGTCCGTCTTCGCCAAGCATCGGAAAGATGCTATGAGAAACGGGCTTGTCGCAAGGCCCGCGCTCTGGCAGGGACAAGACAATTCAGGAGACCCGAATATGGATTACAGCAAATCCGGTGGCGCCAAAGCCCCCAAAAACACCCCCCGCCATGCCGAACACAACGCCAAAGGGACCGATAAAAACCCCTTCGGCGGCAAATCCGACAAGGCCGCTCTTCTGGCCCGCATGAAAGCGGCCACCAAAAAGACCGACGAGAAGTAAGCCCTTTCTCTTACTCTGCGGCCACTACGCCCGCGCGCGCGTCTTCCAAGATCATGCGCGCGGCTTTTTCCGCGATCATCATCGTCGGCGCATTCGTGTTGCCCGATGTAATGGTCGGCATCACCGACGCATCGGCAATACGCAGCCCCTGAACACCCCGCACCCGCAGACGCGGGTCCACCACCGAATCCGTGTCGGCCCCCATCCGGCAGGTGCCCACAGGGTGGAAG
The sequence above is drawn from the Thioclava sp. GXIMD4216 genome and encodes:
- a CDS encoding NAD kinase → MGVRDKIHFTASRGEVAQSALKMLLDVYGQTPIAEANVIVALGGDGFMLQTLHEGLNLPVYGMNRGTVGFLMNQFSAEDLNDRLALAEEAVIHPLSMTAQTADGEIHKALAINEVSLLRAGPQAAKLRISVNGRVRMNELICDGAILSTPAGSTAYNYSAHGPILPIGAGVLALTGIASFRPRRWRGAILPDAAKVRFEVLEPMKRPVMADADSRSVQPVKWVEVELENRVSHRILFDPGHGLEERLMNEQFA
- the glyA gene encoding serine hydroxymethyltransferase, with the translated sequence MTEQRDAGFFTESLETRDPELFGSIRNELGRQRDEIELIASENIVSAAVMEAQGSVLTNKYAEGYPGKRYYGGCEFVDVAENLAIERAKQLFGCEFANVQPNSGSQANQGVFTALLQPGDTILGMSLDAGGHLTHGAKPNQSGKWFNAIQYGVRRQDERIDYDQIQELANEHKPKLIIAGGSAIPRQVDFAKMREIADSVGALLMVDMAHFAGLVAGGQHPSPFPYADVATTTTHKTLRGPRGGMILTNDEAIAKKINSAIFPGIQGGPLMHVIAAKAVAFGEALRPEFKVYAEQVVKNAQALSDELMKGGLNIVTGGTDTHVVLVDLRPKGVKGNATDKALGRSHITCNKNGVPFDPEKPTVTSGVRLGTPAGTTRGFKEEEFRQIARMIVKVVDGLAANGEENNEAVEAAVREEVAALCAKFPLYPNL
- a CDS encoding alpha/beta fold hydrolase, producing the protein MLNTLSQGSPTGQPPLLIVHGLFGSARNWGVIQKRLSDAREVFAVDQRNHGDSPWQDSQSYFDMAEDIAKVIEANGGKMDVLGHSMGGKAVMVLALTRPDLVNRLIVADVAPIAYQHSQDSLIQAMKGLDLDGLTLRSEANRRLSQTVASEAVRAFLLQSLDLKSTPPHWKLNLDVLEAEMGKIVGFPELSGAFTGETLFVYGGASDYVQPGYQPTIDRLFPHNTMAKIDGVGHWLHAEKPREFEQIVRDFIA
- a CDS encoding metallophosphoesterase, with product MRRILHLSDLHFGKIDPRLEPPLLRKIAELEPDLVIVSGDFTQRARRRQFAQARAFLNRIKAPVLAVPGNHDTPLDNIFVRFVTPWRRYRQAIDRELEPEWRDAKIHVIGVNTVNRFKWQRGRISSHTIRRVCSRFSSVSREVLRIVVMHHPLEHGPETDKKLMEGASKALKRLSRCGADIVLSGHLHEGSAAPFHAAPGLLFVQAGTGLSTRLRGTPNMFNMLDYHMTGEVSITRFFSGADGQFVAQDRRHFRKSGSDWAELVRPSAAETPSYQLIRSVACEL
- a CDS encoding diacylglycerol kinase family protein, whose product is MSVTFAQTETPEDEARHGANFAATRVPFRRIYVVANPNSGQNSRTREPIEAALKVFGDEAKLYRWEPDHEVSETVDRAIADGAELIVAAGGDGTVMAVAQAMLGKGVPMAVLPLGTFNFYARGLRFSEDATEAAQQILKGETREIQVGAVDGRVFLNNASLGIYPKILKAREAIYARWGRHRMVAYWSVIRTFLKFQKPMKVDFQTEDLADTRATPLIFVARSAYQLDFFGLRGARAITDDKFAVLIAKGENRMQLFRLAWRLVTRQVREGRDYDVLRCREFTVGLRGKRRALLAFDGEKARMESPFAFRMHPDLLTIVLPEEKEQEAA
- a CDS encoding antibiotic ABC transporter, producing MFFDPLASASLPIETAWLSWEAQAVIAMRLAGMAGLWHAAPDEMTRMVTEKIDAGFEATEAATRTVFSGGTMDQAMRAVVREFSRHTADNVQRLSKLGPAQVF
- a CDS encoding efflux RND transporter periplasmic adaptor subunit → MFKRLLVAAIALLLLAVIAGGIIGFNLFREKMIGQFFATMQQPAAVVSVTKVVPVTWTPGIEAIGTANAAEGTDLAIEAAGIVREITFAANDTVKKGQLLVQIDDRQEKADLAAAEASLELAQTSLERAQKLNERGVSAVSTLDSAIADATTAQSTVQKLKAALETKRLLAPFDGTIGIPQVDLGEYATVGTPYATLQNDSRMHVDFTLSEQQVRNVSVGQDVEVTSEVGGITKAGKIIGIEPKIDANSRLVGLRAEISNDDRALTPGQFLQVRVILPTQAGVIALPQTVVTSSLYGDSVYVVRDEDKDGETRQIASQVFVKLGRRSGDMVEITEGVKSGDQVVNAGQNRLTPGAPVTIDNSVTLPADPGRDIAPEASK
- a CDS encoding efflux RND transporter permease subunit, whose product is MHFTEIFIRRPVLSMVIGAFMLLIGAQAFFNLPVREYPEVDETVVTVTTTYPGAAPDLIQGFITAPIAAAVATTENIDFVTSSSRPSVSTVSVNMKLGADPDVALTEVLAKVQQVRSDLPDGAEDPQIVKGTGMTFALMYLAATNPNMTQEQLTEYLDRVIRPRMSTIQGVAEIQIIGGSTYAMRVWIDPKKLAARNVTAAEVLAAIQASNFLSAPGATENDFYTQSITLKSTLSSPDAFGALPLRGEGDSVIRLRDVARIELASDESGEIVSFNGQSGTFIGVMPTPAANPLDTAQAVHDALPAINASLPEGMEIQNVYDSTETISASIEEVFHTIAEAVIIVVLVILLFLGSVRSVLMPIVTIPLSLVGVMAVLLALGYSINLLTLLAMVLAIGLVVDDAIVVVENIHRHIEDGMKPIPAAVKGMQEITGPVIAMTITLAAVLAPLAFTGGLTGALFTEFAFTLAGSVILSGIIALTITPMMSGRILKSGHAGGFQGFVDRVFEKLAGFYERRVTGSLNLRWVTLLIVGVLMGTTGFMFTKTSGELAPDEDQGALFAIMKGPKYATDRYTSAYIKQVDDNTKDIPEVRQSFSIAGFGGDDGQGIEIWQLKDWADRDRSQAQVQQDIQAGLDKSPGLQGFAFAPPTLPGTGGGLPISVILQSVNSSSRVAEVSAEITQKAMQSGKFIIVQNSLSFDAPEVQVTIDRDRAASLNVPISQIGQTLGLLVGGGSVAQFDRDSNSYDIITQVPRSFRENPEELGNYFVRASTGEMVPLSALVKIEGGVRSAAIEQFNQLNSSTITALPLPTVSTGEGLAEIQKIANETIPDGFFIDYSGQSRLEVTQGNTIVIAFAAAVLVIYLVLAAQFESFRDPFIILMTVPMTVFGALLPLNLGLGTLNIYSQVGLITLVGLITKHGILMVEFANQQREDHGLSRREAIIAAARTRLRPILMTTAAMALAVIPLVIAEGAGAAARQAMGVVMFSGLIIGTLFTLFVVPMFYTFISPSDKAWRAAKERKIAAG